In Castanea sativa cultivar Marrone di Chiusa Pesio chromosome 6, ASM4071231v1, a single window of DNA contains:
- the LOC142639528 gene encoding calcium-binding protein KRP1-like, which produces MAQLALDNSVEFEDYFPSMIARLGAEGFIGELCSGFRLLMDCEKGLITFESLKRNSFLLGLHDMGDEEIVLMLMEGDLDGDGALSQMEFCILMFRLSPGLMDGSKRCWMDDFEVSEM; this is translated from the coding sequence ATGGCACAATTGGCACTAGACAACTCAGTTGAGTTCGAGGACTACTTCCCATCCATGATTGCGAGGTTGGGTGCAGAAGGGTTTATCGGGGAACTCTGCAGCGGCTTTCGTTTGCTGATGGATTGCGAGAAGGGACTCATCACGTTTGAGAGCTTGAAGAGGAACAGCTTTCTGCTGGGGTTGCATGACATGGGAGATGAAGAGATTGTTTTAATGCTGATGGAAGGTGATCTTGATGGAGATGGAGCTCTGAGTCAAATGGAGTTTTGCATTCTCATGTTTAGGTTGAGCCCAGGTTTGATGGATGGATCTAAAAGGTGCTGGATGGATGATTTCGAAGTATCTGAAATGTag